Proteins encoded by one window of Enterococcus faecalis:
- a CDS encoding helix-turn-helix domain-containing protein yields the protein MIRFLEKNYRKMEEIIRVLSISDKWMTKKELAKYIGSSESTFIRYIEEIKQRWGESLTIKTSHKLGYRLENFNVSLYLNVLTDMAKTSTTTQLLHEFIQNPGKTIEYYCDTINISRSSFARKLKQCNQVLETYSLRVIVDQGYQLTSQTEELPLRIFTTFFFLMYYGHYELPYQLDKQEIKQLMRRNQCQLNIISMDNSYEHDFFIMYFIVDLLREHQGFQQRFQKKTDKKSPIKMEDYLLLSRHFTGLSRETYREVLRYFQRGAFQQYYSEDQEVISQRIRENLKFNAFSQIEQLTEEVVDFAVHLLTCLYLFSQLVPFDTSELTQRATFFTRQIHFTQLHLYARLKAELHFFSALLETNLLNYSSSYIFWLLNTFPEINQSFDSKKILIISDMGLNHSQYIGNYVHDILALHRIRSNTLAITEEQLGDHRLEEFDLIITNQPIIETSVPSILINDAILFSNKRELLDLLNF from the coding sequence ATGATTAGGTTTTTAGAAAAAAATTATCGGAAAATGGAAGAAATCATTCGTGTCTTATCCATTTCTGATAAATGGATGACTAAAAAAGAACTTGCAAAATATATTGGTAGTTCTGAGTCTACTTTTATTCGTTATATTGAGGAGATTAAACAGCGTTGGGGCGAAAGTTTAACCATTAAAACATCGCATAAATTAGGCTATCGTTTAGAAAACTTTAATGTGTCCTTATATTTAAACGTGCTGACGGATATGGCAAAAACGTCAACGACCACCCAATTGCTCCATGAGTTTATCCAAAATCCTGGCAAAACCATCGAATATTATTGCGATACCATTAATATTAGTCGCTCTTCTTTTGCTCGAAAATTGAAGCAGTGTAATCAGGTCTTGGAAACTTACTCTCTTCGCGTTATCGTTGATCAAGGCTATCAATTAACTAGCCAAACAGAAGAATTGCCTTTACGTATTTTTACAACCTTTTTCTTTTTAATGTATTATGGTCATTATGAATTGCCTTATCAATTAGATAAGCAGGAAATCAAACAATTAATGCGTCGTAATCAATGCCAATTAAATATTATTAGTATGGATAACAGTTATGAACACGATTTCTTTATTATGTATTTTATTGTTGATTTATTAAGAGAGCATCAAGGATTTCAACAACGTTTCCAGAAAAAAACAGATAAAAAGAGTCCAATCAAAATGGAAGATTATCTTTTACTCAGTCGTCATTTCACTGGACTCAGCCGTGAAACCTATCGGGAAGTTCTCCGATATTTTCAAAGAGGCGCTTTTCAGCAATACTACTCCGAAGACCAAGAAGTCATCAGTCAAAGAATACGTGAAAATTTAAAATTTAATGCTTTTTCACAGATTGAACAATTAACAGAAGAAGTCGTCGACTTCGCTGTTCACTTGTTAACCTGTCTTTATTTGTTTTCTCAATTAGTGCCTTTTGACACCTCCGAATTGACACAAAGGGCCACCTTTTTCACTCGACAAATTCATTTTACTCAGCTTCACTTATATGCACGATTAAAAGCAGAATTGCATTTCTTTTCCGCTCTTTTAGAAACAAATCTATTAAACTATTCATCTTCTTATATTTTTTGGTTGCTTAATACTTTTCCAGAAATTAACCAGAGTTTCGACTCAAAAAAGATTTTGATTATTAGCGACATGGGCCTGAATCATAGTCAATATATTGGAAACTATGTCCACGATATTTTAGCTTTGCATCGGATTCGTTCAAATACGTTAGCAATTACGGAAGAACAATTAGGTGACCATCGACTCGAAGAATTTGACTTGATTATTACCAATCAACCAATTATTGAAACCAGTGTTCCAAGTATTTTAATTAATGATGCTATCTTATTTTCTAACAAAAGAGAATTGCTCGATTTATTAAACTTTTAA
- the srtC gene encoding Ebp pilus assembly class C sortase codes for MKSKKKRRIIDGFMILLLIIGIGAFAYPFVSDALNNYLDQQIIAHYQAKASQENTKEMAELQEKMEKKNQELAKKGSNPGLDPFSETQKTTKKPDKSYFESHTIGVLTIPKINVRLPIFDKTNALLLEKGSSLLEGTSYPTGGANTHAVISGHRGLPQAKLFTDLPELKKGDEFYIEVNGKTLAYQVDQIKTVEPTDTKDLHIESGQDLVTLLTCTPYMINSHRLLVRGHRIPYQPEKAAAGMKKVAQQQNLLLWTLLLIACALIISGFIIWYKRRKKTTRKHGN; via the coding sequence ATGAAGTCAAAAAAGAAACGTCGTATCATTGATGGTTTTATGATTCTTTTACTGATTATTGGAATAGGTGCATTTGCGTATCCTTTTGTTAGCGATGCATTAAATAACTATCTGGATCAACAAATTATCGCTCATTATCAAGCAAAAGCAAGCCAAGAAAACACCAAAGAAATGGCTGAACTTCAAGAAAAAATGGAAAAGAAAAACCAAGAATTAGCGAAAAAAGGCAGCAATCCTGGATTAGATCCTTTTTCTGAAACGCAAAAAACAACGAAAAAACCAGACAAATCCTATTTTGAAAGTCATACGATTGGTGTTTTAACCATTCCAAAAATAAATGTCCGTTTACCAATTTTTGATAAAACGAATGCATTGCTATTGGAAAAAGGAAGCTCCTTGTTAGAAGGAACCTCCTATCCTACAGGTGGTGCGAATACACATGCGGTCATTTCAGGACATCGTGGTCTCCCTCAAGCCAAATTATTTACAGATTTGCCAGAATTAAAAAAAGGCGATGAATTTTATATCGAAGTTAATGGGAAGACGCTTGCTTATCAAGTAGATCAAATAAAAACCGTTGAACCAACTGATACAAAAGATTTACACATTGAGTCTGGCCAAGATCTCGTCACTTTATTAACTTGCACACCGTATATGATAAACAGTCATCGGTTATTAGTTCGAGGACATCGTATCCCATATCAACCAGAAAAAGCAGCAGCAGGAATGAAAAAAGTGGCACAACAACAAAATTTACTATTATGGACATTACTTTTAATTGCCTGTGCGTTAATTATTAGCGGCTTCATTATCTGGTACAAGCGACGGAAAAAGACGACCAGAAAGCATGGAAATTAA
- the ebpC gene encoding endocarditis and biofilm-associated pilus major subunit EbpC, translating to MKQLKKVWYTISTLLLILPLFTSVLGTTTAFAEENGESAQLVIHKKKMTDLPDPLIQNSGKEMSEFDKYQGLADVTFSIYNVTSEFYEQRAAGASVDAAKQAVQSLTPGKPVAQGTTDANGNVTVQLPKKQNGKDAVYTIKEEPKEGVVAATNMVVAFPVYEMIKQADGSYKYGTEELAVVHIYPKNVVANDGSLHVKKVGTAENEGLNGAEFVISKSEGSPGTVKYIQGVKDGLYTWTTDKEQAKRFITGKSYEIGENDFTEAENGTGELTVKNLEVGSYILEEVKAPNNAELIENQTKTPFTIEANNQTPVEKTVKNDTSKVDKTTPSLDGKDVAIGEKIKYQISVNIPLGIADKEGDANKYVKFNLVDKHDAALTFDNVTSGEYAYALYDGDTVIAPENYQVTEQANGFTVAVNPAYIPTLTPGGTLKFVYFMHLNEKADPTKGFKNEANVDNGHTDDQTPPTVEVVTGGKRFIKVDGDVTATQALAGASFVVRDQNSDTANYLKIDETTKAATWVKTKAEATTFTTTADGLVDITGLKYGTYYLEETVAPDDYVLLTNRIEFVVNEQSYGTTENLVSPEKVPNKHKGTLPSTGGKGIYVYLGSGAVLLLIAGVYFARRRKENA from the coding sequence ATGAAGCAATTAAAAAAAGTTTGGTACACCATTAGTACCTTGTTACTAATTTTGCCACTTTTCACGAGTGTATTAGGGACAACAACTGCATTTGCAGAAGAAAATGGGGAGAGCGCACAGCTCGTGATTCACAAAAAGAAAATGACGGATTTACCAGATCCGCTTATTCAAAATAGCGGGAAAGAAATGAGCGAGTTTGATAAATATCAAGGACTGGCAGATGTGACGTTTAGTATTTATAACGTGACGAGCGAATTTTACGAGCAACGAGCGGCAGGCGCAAGCGTCGATGCAGCTAAACAAGCTGTCCAAAGTTTAACTCCTGGGAAACCTGTTGCTCAAGGAACCACCGATGCAAATGGGAATGTCACTGTTCAGTTACCTAAAAAACAAAATGGTAAAGATGCAGTGTATACCATTAAAGAAGAACCAAAAGAGGGTGTAGTTGCTGCTACGAATATGGTGGTGGCGTTCCCAGTTTACGAAATGATCAAGCAAGCAGATGGTTCCTATAAATATGGAACAGAAGAATTAGCGGTTGTTCATATTTATCCTAAAAATGTAGTAGCCAATGATGGTAGTTTACATGTGAAAAAAGTAGGAACTGCTGAAAATGAAGGATTAAATGGCGCAGAATTTGTTATTTCCAAAAGCGAAGGCTCACCAGGCACAGTAAAATATATCCAAGGAGTCAAAGATGGATTATATACATGGACAACGGATAAAGAACAAGCAAAACGCTTTATTACTGGGAAAAGTTATGAAATTGGCGAAAATGATTTTACAGAAGCAGAGAATGGAACGGGAGAATTAACAGTTAAAAATCTTGAGGTTGGTTCGTATATTTTAGAAGAAGTAAAAGCTCCAAATAATGCAGAATTAATTGAAAATCAAACAAAAACACCATTTACAATTGAAGCAAACAATCAAACACCTGTTGAAAAAACAGTCAAAAATGATACCTCTAAAGTTGATAAAACAACACCAAGCTTAGATGGTAAAGATGTGGCAATTGGCGAAAAAATTAAATATCAAATTTCTGTAAATATTCCATTGGGGATTGCAGACAAAGAAGGCGACGCTAATAAATACGTCAAATTCAATTTAGTTGATAAACATGATGCAGCCTTAACTTTTGATAACGTGACTTCTGGAGAGTATGCCTATGCGTTATATGATGGGGATACAGTGATTGCTCCTGAAAATTATCAAGTGACTGAACAAGCAAATGGCTTCACTGTCGCCGTTAATCCAGCATATATTCCTACGTTAACGCCAGGCGGCACACTAAAATTCGTTTACTTTATGCATTTAAATGAAAAAGCAGATCCTACGAAAGGCTTTAAAAATGAGGCGAATGTTGATAACGGTCATACCGACGACCAAACACCACCAACTGTTGAAGTGGTGACAGGTGGGAAACGTTTCATTAAAGTCGATGGCGATGTGACAGCGACACAAGCCTTGGCGGGAGCTTCCTTTGTCGTCCGTGATCAAAACAGCGACACAGCAAATTATTTGAAAATCGATGAAACAACGAAAGCAGCAACTTGGGTGAAAACAAAAGCTGAAGCAACTACTTTTACAACAACGGCTGATGGATTAGTTGATATCACAGGGCTTAAATACGGTACCTATTATTTAGAAGAAACTGTAGCTCCTGATGATTATGTCTTGTTAACAAATCGGATTGAATTTGTGGTCAATGAACAATCATATGGCACAACAGAAAACCTAGTTTCACCAGAAAAAGTACCAAACAAACACAAAGGTACCTTACCTTCAACAGGTGGCAAAGGAATCTACGTTTACTTAGGAAGTGGCGCAGTCTTGCTACTTATTGCAGGAGTCTACTTTGCTAGACGTAGAAAAGAAAATGCTTAA
- the entV gene encoding enterococcin EntV translates to MELQVTKKAKFFCLAMALLMTLGIFISAGTSVYASDQLEDSEVEAVAKGLEEMYANGVTEDNFKNYVKNNFAQQEISSVEEELNVNISDASTVVQARFNWNALGSCVANKIKDEFFAMISISAIVKAAQKKAWKELAVTVLRFAKANGLKTNAIIVAGQLALWAVQCGLS, encoded by the coding sequence ATGGAATTACAGGTGACAAAAAAGGCTAAATTTTTTTGTTTGGCGATGGCATTACTAATGACATTAGGTATTTTTATCAGCGCTGGTACAAGTGTTTATGCATCTGACCAGCTAGAGGATTCAGAAGTTGAGGCTGTAGCAAAAGGACTGGAAGAAATGTATGCGAATGGAGTGACGGAAGATAACTTTAAAAACTATGTCAAAAATAATTTTGCTCAGCAAGAGATTTCTTCAGTTGAGGAAGAATTAAATGTAAATATTTCTGATGCTTCAACAGTAGTTCAAGCACGTTTTAATTGGAATGCATTAGGAAGTTGCGTTGCTAACAAAATCAAAGATGAGTTTTTTGCAATGATTAGTATCAGCGCAATTGTAAAAGCTGCACAAAAGAAAGCCTGGAAAGAATTAGCAGTGACTGTATTACGCTTCGCTAAAGCCAATGGGTTAAAGACGAATGCTATTATTGTAGCTGGACAACTAGCTTTATGGGCAGTTCAATGTGGGCTAAGCTAA
- the ebpB gene encoding endocarditis and biofilm-associated pilus minor subunit EbpB codes for MKNARWLSICVMLLALFGFSQQALAEASQASVQVTLHKLLFPDGQLPEQQQNTGEEGTLLQNYRGLNDVTYQVYDVTDPFYQLRSEGKTVQEAQRQLAETGAMNRKPIAEDKTQTINGEDGVVSFSLASKDSQQRDKAYLFVEAEAPEVVKEKASNLVVILPVQDPQGQSLTHIHLYPKNEENAYDLPPLEKTVLDKQQGFNQGEHINYQLTTQIPANILGYQEFRLSDKADTTLTLLPESIEVKVAGKTVTTGYTLTTQKHGFTLDFSIKDLQNFANQTMTVSYQMRLEKTAEPDTAINNEGQLVTDKHTLTKRAAVRTGGKSFVKVDSENAKITLPEAAFIVKNQAGEYLNETANRYRWQKEKALAKKFTSNQAGEFSVKGLKDGQYFLEEISAPKGYLLNQTEIPFTVEKNSYATNGQRTAPLHVINKKVKESGFLPKTNEERSIWLTIAGLLIIGMVVIWLFYQKQKRGERK; via the coding sequence ATGAAAAACGCACGTTGGTTAAGTATTTGCGTCATGCTACTCGCTCTTTTCGGGTTTTCACAGCAAGCATTAGCAGAGGCATCGCAAGCAAGCGTTCAAGTTACGTTGCACAAATTATTGTTCCCTGATGGTCAATTACCAGAACAGCAGCAAAACACAGGGGAAGAGGGAACGCTGCTTCAAAATTATCGGGGCTTAAATGACGTCACTTATCAAGTCTATGATGTGACGGATCCGTTTTATCAGCTTCGTTCTGAAGGAAAAACGGTCCAAGAGGCACAGCGTCAATTAGCAGAAACCGGTGCAATGAATAGAAAACCGATCGCAGAAGATAAAACACAGACAATAAATGGAGAAGATGGAGTGGTTTCTTTTTCATTAGCTAGCAAAGATTCGCAGCAACGAGATAAAGCCTATTTATTTGTTGAAGCGGAAGCACCGGAAGTGGTAAAGGAAAAAGCTAGCAACCTAGTAGTGATTTTGCCTGTTCAAGATCCACAAGGGCAATCGTTAACGCATATTCATTTATATCCAAAAAATGAAGAAAATGCCTATGACTTACCACCACTTGAAAAAACGGTACTCGATAAGCAACAAGGCTTTAATCAAGGAGAGCACATTAACTATCAGTTAACGACTCAGATTCCAGCGAATATTTTAGGATATCAGGAATTCCGTTTGTCAGATAAGGCGGATACAACGTTGACACTTTTACCAGAATCAATTGAGGTAAAAGTGGCTGGAAAAACAGTTACTACAGGTTACACACTGACGACGCAAAAGCATGGATTTACGCTTGATTTTTCAATTAAAGACTTACAAAACTTTGCAAATCAAACAATGACTGTGTCGTATCAAATGCGTTTAGAAAAGACCGCTGAACCAGACACTGCGATTAACAACGAAGGACAATTAGTCACGGACAAGCATACCTTGACTAAAAGAGCCGCAGTTCGTACAGGCGGCAAGTCTTTTGTCAAAGTTGATAGTGAAAATGCGAAAATCACCTTGCCAGAGGCTGCTTTTATCGTCAAAAATCAAGCGGGGGAATACCTCAATGAAACAGCAAACAGGTATCGTTGGCAAAAAGAAAAAGCATTAGCTAAAAAATTCACGTCTAATCAAGCCGGTGAATTTTCAGTTAAAGGCTTAAAAGATGGCCAGTACTTCTTAGAAGAAATCTCTGCACCAAAAGGTTATCTTCTGAATCAAACAGAAATTCCTTTTACGGTGGAAAAAAATTCTTATGCAACGAACGGACAACGAACAGCACCGTTACATGTAATCAACAAAAAAGTAAAAGAGTCAGGCTTCTTACCAAAAACAAATGAAGAACGTTCTATTTGGTTGACGATTGCAGGCCTGCTAATCATTGGGATGGTAGTCATTTGGCTATTTTATCAAAAACAAAAAAGAGGAGAGAGAAAATGA
- a CDS encoding DUF898 family protein has product MKNSYFDGGLATYIGTSILATLITVFTLGICAPWGICMMYNWKIKHTVIDGKRLYFDGTAMQLFGHWIKWLLLTIITLGIYGFWLNIRLQQWITKHTHTLS; this is encoded by the coding sequence ATGAAAAATTCATATTTTGACGGTGGTTTAGCAACGTATATCGGGACTTCAATTTTAGCAACCTTGATTACTGTCTTTACATTAGGCATTTGCGCACCTTGGGGAATTTGTATGATGTACAACTGGAAAATCAAGCATACCGTTATTGATGGTAAACGCCTTTATTTTGACGGTACAGCTATGCAATTATTCGGTCATTGGATTAAATGGCTTTTATTAACTATAATTACTTTAGGAATTTATGGTTTTTGGTTGAATATCCGTTTGCAACAATGGATTACAAAACATACCCACACACTTTCATAA
- the ebpA gene encoding endocarditis and biofilm-associated pilus tip protein EbpA, producing the protein MLIHKRKERTDIKLLKKFGVFGVVFLLVSSYFIPLIGYAETAKEVEITSAQMITDENDKTNINIELNLLNQTEQPLQREIQLKNAQFMDTAVIEKDGYSYQVTNGTLYLTLDAQVKKPVQLSLAVEQSSLQTAQPPKLLYENNEYDVSVTSEKITVEDSAKESTEPEKITVPENTKETNKNDSAPEKTEQPTATEEVTNPFAEARMAPATLRANLALPLIAPQYTTDNSGTYPTANWQPTGNQNVLNHQGNKDGSAQWDGQTSWNGDPTNRTNSYIEYGGTGDQADYAIRKYARETTTPGLFDVYLNVRGNVQKEITPLDLVLVVDWSGSMNENNRIGEVQKGVNRFVDTLADSGITNNINMGYVGYSSDGYNNNAIQMGPFDTVKNPIKNITPSSTRGGTFTQKALRDAGDMLATPNGHKKVIVLLTDGVPTFSYKVSRVQTEADGRFYGTQFTNRQDQPGSTSYISGSYNAPDQNNINKRINSTFIATIGEAMALKQRGIEIHGLGIQLQSDPRANLSKQQVEDKMREMVSADENGDLYYESADYAPDISDYLAKKAVQISGTVVNGKVVDPIAEPFKYEPNTLSMKSVGPVQVQTLPEVSLTGATINSNEIYLGKGQEIQIHYQVRIQTESENFKPDFWYQMNGRTTFQPLATAPEKVDFGVPSGKAPGVKLNVKKIWEEYDQDPISRPDNVIYEISRKQVTDTANWQTGYIKLSKPENDTSNSWERKNVTQLSKTADESYQEVLGLPQYNNQGQAFNYQTTRELAVPGYSQEKIDDTTWKNTKQFKPLDLKVIKNSSSGEKNLVGAVFELSGKNVQTTLVDNKDGSYSLPKDVRLQKGERYILTEVKAPAGHELGKKTTWQIEVNEQGKVSIDGQEVTTTNQVIPLEIENKFSSLPIRIRKYTMQNGKQVNLAEATFALQRKNAQGSYQTVATQKTDTAGLSYFKISEPGEYRMVEQSGPLGYDTLAGNYEFTVDKYGKIHYAGKNIEENAPEWTLTHQNNLKPFDLTVHKKADNQTPLKGAKFRLTGPDTDIELPKDGKETDTFVFENLKPGKYVLTETFTPEGYQGLKEPIELIIREDGSVTIDGEKVADVLISGEKNNQITLDVTNQAKVPLPETGGIGRLWFYLIAISTFVIAGVYLFIRRPEGSV; encoded by the coding sequence CTGTTAATTCATAAAAGAAAGGAGAGAACAGACATTAAATTACTAAAGAAATTTGGGGTTTTCGGCGTAGTCTTTTTACTTGTCTCATCCTATTTCATACCGCTCATTGGCTATGCAGAAACAGCCAAAGAAGTTGAAATTACATCCGCTCAAATGATAACAGATGAGAATGATAAAACGAATATTAATATCGAGTTAAATCTTCTCAACCAAACAGAGCAGCCATTACAACGAGAAATTCAATTGAAAAATGCACAGTTCATGGATACTGCTGTAATTGAAAAAGACGGATATTCTTACCAAGTGACTAATGGTACGCTTTATCTGACTTTGGACGCACAAGTAAAAAAGCCGGTACAGCTTTCGTTAGCTGTTGAGCAAAGTTCGCTTCAAACAGCTCAGCCACCTAAGTTATTGTATGAAAACAACGAATATGATGTTTCAGTTACTTCTGAAAAAATAACAGTAGAGGATTCTGCTAAAGAATCAACTGAACCAGAAAAAATAACTGTACCAGAAAATACGAAAGAAACTAACAAAAATGATTCGGCTCCAGAAAAAACAGAACAGCCGACCGCAACAGAAGAGGTAACCAATCCATTTGCAGAAGCAAGAATGGCGCCAGCTACTTTGAGAGCGAATCTGGCACTGCCTTTAATTGCACCACAATACACGACGGATAATTCTGGGACTTATCCGACAGCTAATTGGCAGCCCACAGGCAATCAAAATGTGTTAAACCATCAAGGGAATAAAGACGGTAGTGCACAATGGGACGGCCAAACGAGTTGGAATGGGGACCCTACTAATCGCACAAATTCTTATATTGAGTATGGCGGTACAGGAGACCAAGCCGATTATGCCATCCGAAAATATGCTAGAGAAACAACAACACCAGGGCTTTTTGATGTATATCTTAATGTGCGTGGGAATGTTCAGAAAGAAATCACGCCATTGGATTTGGTCTTAGTCGTTGACTGGTCCGGTAGTATGAATGAAAACAATCGGATTGGTGAAGTTCAAAAAGGAGTGAACCGTTTTGTTGATACATTGGCAGATAGCGGTATTACCAATAACATCAACATGGGCTATGTTGGCTACTCAAGTGACGGTTATAATAACAACGCCATTCAAATGGGGCCGTTTGATACAGTCAAAAATCCAATTAAAAATATTACGCCAAGTAGCACTAGAGGAGGAACTTTCACTCAAAAAGCATTAAGAGATGCTGGTGATATGTTAGCAACGCCAAATGGACATAAGAAAGTCATTGTACTTTTAACGGATGGCGTCCCAACCTTCTCTTATAAAGTGAGTCGAGTTCAAACAGAGGCGGATGGTCGCTTTTACGGGACACAATTTACGAATCGACAAGATCAACCAGGTAGCACTTCTTATATCTCTGGTAGCTATAATGCGCCAGATCAAAACAATATCAATAAACGGATTAACAGTACGTTTATCGCCACGATAGGTGAGGCAATGGCCTTAAAACAACGTGGGATTGAAATACATGGATTGGGCATTCAATTGCAAAGCGATCCACGAGCTAATTTATCTAAACAACAAGTTGAAGATAAAATGCGTGAGATGGTGTCAGCCGATGAAAATGGAGACCTTTATTATGAATCCGCGGATTATGCACCAGACATTTCTGATTATTTAGCGAAAAAAGCCGTTCAGATTTCAGGAACGGTTGTAAACGGAAAAGTAGTTGATCCAATTGCTGAACCTTTTAAATACGAGCCAAATACATTATCAATGAAAAGTGTGGGTCCTGTTCAGGTTCAAACATTACCAGAAGTGTCGCTAACAGGCGCTACAATTAATAGTAATGAGATTTATTTGGGTAAAGGGCAAGAAATTCAAATTCATTATCAAGTACGTATTCAAACAGAGTCAGAAAACTTCAAACCTGATTTTTGGTATCAAATGAATGGTCGGACAACGTTTCAGCCATTAGCCACGGCCCCTGAAAAAGTTGATTTTGGGGTTCCTTCGGGAAAAGCACCTGGCGTGAAGTTAAACGTGAAAAAAATCTGGGAAGAGTATGATCAAGACCCAATAAGTCGGCCAGATAACGTGATTTATGAAATTAGTAGAAAGCAAGTAACTGACACAGCCAACTGGCAAACTGGGTATATTAAATTATCAAAACCAGAAAATGATACCAGCAATAGTTGGGAGCGCAAAAATGTAACCCAACTTTCCAAAACCGCGGATGAAAGCTATCAAGAAGTTCTTGGACTTCCCCAATACAACAATCAAGGACAAGCTTTCAATTATCAAACAACCCGTGAATTAGCAGTTCCTGGTTACAGTCAAGAAAAAATCGACGATACTACTTGGAAAAACACGAAGCAGTTCAAGCCATTAGATTTAAAAGTAATCAAAAATTCTTCCTCAGGTGAGAAAAACTTAGTGGGAGCCGTTTTTGAATTGAGTGGTAAAAATGTTCAGACAACATTAGTGGACAATAAAGATGGGAGCTATTCCTTGCCAAAAGATGTGCGCCTACAAAAAGGGGAACGCTATATATTAACTGAAGTAAAAGCACCTGCAGGACATGAGTTAGGTAAGAAAACGACTTGGCAAATTGAGGTGAATGAGCAAGGCAAAGTAAGCATCGATGGACAAGAAGTGACCACCACAAATCAAGTTATTCCATTGGAAATTGAAAATAAATTTTCTTCTTTGCCAATCAGAATTAGAAAATACACCATGCAAAATGGCAAACAAGTGAACTTAGCAGAGGCGACTTTTGCGTTGCAAAGAAAAAATGCTCAAGGAAGTTACCAAACTGTGGCAACTCAAAAAACAGATACTGCAGGATTGAGCTATTTTAAAATTAGTGAACCTGGTGAGTATCGAATGGTGGAACAATCAGGACCATTAGGCTACGACACTCTTGCTGGAAATTATGAATTTACTGTTGATAAATATGGGAAAATTCACTATGCAGGCAAAAATATTGAAGAAAATGCGCCAGAATGGACACTGACACATCAAAATAATTTGAAACCTTTTGACTTAACAGTTCATAAAAAAGCCGATAATCAGACGCCACTTAAAGGAGCGAAATTCCGTTTAACAGGACCAGATACGGATATTGAATTACCAAAAGATGGCAAAGAAACGGATACTTTTGTTTTTGAAAACTTAAAACCAGGGAAATATGTTCTAACAGAAACCTTTACGCCAGAAGGATATCAGGGGTTAAAAGAACCAATCGAATTAATAATTCGTGAAGATGGTTCAGTCACGATAGATGGGGAAAAAGTAGCAGATGTTTTAATTTCTGGAGAGAAGAATAATCAAATTACTTTAGATGTTACGAACCAAGCAAAGGTTCCTTTACCTGAAACTGGTGGCATAGGACGCTTGTGGTTTTACTTGATAGCGATTAGTACATTCGTGATAGCGGGTGTTTATCTCTTTATTAGACGACCAGAAGGGAGTGTGTAA
- a CDS encoding DUF378 domain-containing protein, translating into MKYLDIIALILLIVGGLNWLLVGAFNFDLVATISGGATTPLAKIIYIIVGICAIYSIKFLAPLFREP; encoded by the coding sequence ATGAAATATCTGGATATTATTGCTTTAATTTTATTGATTGTCGGAGGTTTAAACTGGTTATTAGTTGGTGCATTTAATTTTGATTTAGTTGCAACAATTAGTGGCGGTGCAACCACACCATTAGCAAAAATTATCTATATTATTGTCGGAATTTGTGCGATTTATTCTATTAAGTTTTTAGCTCCTTTGTTCCGCGAACCATAG